In Oncorhynchus mykiss isolate Arlee chromosome 1, USDA_OmykA_1.1, whole genome shotgun sequence, the following proteins share a genomic window:
- the si:ch211-216l23.2 gene encoding nuclear receptor coactivator 5 isoform X2 encodes MSSWAPGGRRPQPNPNGGVKPLRPFRRPAPYPVREDRTDDHKDSESYEELDQHHDYSGNNMDYEGYQHQQNASPKVYNAADKRSALYQRFYKQLQEKTPADCVVLSVSNQSTDYPKSIGHCLQDRGLSVEMIYLQAESGLTRALQDVRSDGSPLCILVEQTNVALSSCTVIIFSESLKIHRNMPKDHAMDFVMAEYGRGLGERTQQKDPAATGARAAELVDDYLEREKVERHAVPSDTRQLLFFLAEGVHLYPEELSTIAEYLRNRQDHLQATSETGDGPRPERKKMLPPGLGKPPPLLPTPSGPHGREPPPGMGEQPVTPLMTPGSYPKTKPPPLLSMHQGQGLPHRPTHGPHGPLPRGPPHHHGPPPPRGPPSARGLPQSGPMPPHGPRGAPPSLKSLHMGPQPGLLPCPSGLPPHPNTPRR; translated from the exons ATGTCGTCGTGGGCACCAGGCGGCAGACGGCCTCAACCCAACCCAAATGGAGG TGTTAAACCTCTTCGGCCTTTTCGAAGACCAGCACCATACCCCGTGAGAGAAGACCGGACCGACGACCACAAGGATTCTGAGAG TTACGAGGAGTTAGACCAACACCATGACTACTCCGGTAACAACATGGACTATGAAGGATATCAACATCAACAAAATG CTTCTCCCAAAGTTTACAATGCAGCTGACAAACGTAGCGCCCTCTACCAGCGGTTCTATAAGCAACTCCAGGAGAAGACACCTGCCGACTGTGTGGTTCTGTCTGTGAGCAACCAGAGCAC GGATTACCCCAAATCTATAGGCCACTGTTTGCAGGACCGTGGCCTCTCGGTGGAAATGATTTACCTGCAGGCGGAGTCGGGCCTGACCCGGGCCCTACAAGATGTCCGCTCCGACGGTTCCCCCTTATGTATTCTCGTCGAACAGACTAACGTAGCTCTGTCCTCGTGCACAGTAATCATATTTTCAGAATCACTCAAAA TCCACCGCAACATGCCCAAGGACCATGCCATGGACTTTGTGATGGCGGAATATGGCCGTGGGCTTGGGGAGCGGACGCAGCAGAAGGACCCTGCAGCAACAGGGGCGCGGGCGGCCGAGCTGGTGGATGActacctggagagagagaaagtggagaggcATGCTGTGCCCTCTGACACCCGCCAGCTGCTCTTCTTCCTGGCCGAGGGAGTTCACCTGTACCCCGAGGAGCTGAGCACCATCGCGGAGTATCTTCGCAACCGCCAGGACCATCTGCAAG CCACGTCTGAGACTGGTGATGGCCCCCGGCCTGAGAGGAAGAAGATGTTGCCTCCTGGTTTAGGTAAACCTCCACCGCTGCTACCCACCCCCTCAGGCCCTCATGGCAGAGAGCCACCCCCTGGGATGGGAGAGCAACCTGTCACCCCCCTCATGACTCCAG GCTCATACCCCAAGACCAAGCCCCCTCCACTGCTGTCCATGCACCAGGGACAGGGGCTACCTCATCGTCCCACTCATGGCCCCCACGGTCCACTACCTCgaggacccccacaccaccatGGGCCCCCTCCCCCCCGAGGGCCCCCTTCCGCCCGTGGTCTTCCACAGAGTGGCCCCATGCCCCCACACGGCCCCAGAGGAGCCCCACCATCACTGAAGAGCCTTCACATGGGACCCCAGCCTGGGCTGCTCCCCTGTCCAA GTGGTCTGCCTCCACACCCTAACACACCCAGGCGCTGA
- the si:ch211-216l23.2 gene encoding nuclear receptor coactivator 5 isoform X1 has protein sequence MSSWAPGGRRPQPNPNGGSVKPLRPFRRPAPYPVREDRTDDHKDSESYEELDQHHDYSGNNMDYEGYQHQQNASPKVYNAADKRSALYQRFYKQLQEKTPADCVVLSVSNQSTDYPKSIGHCLQDRGLSVEMIYLQAESGLTRALQDVRSDGSPLCILVEQTNVALSSCTVIIFSESLKIHRNMPKDHAMDFVMAEYGRGLGERTQQKDPAATGARAAELVDDYLEREKVERHAVPSDTRQLLFFLAEGVHLYPEELSTIAEYLRNRQDHLQATSETGDGPRPERKKMLPPGLGKPPPLLPTPSGPHGREPPPGMGEQPVTPLMTPGSYPKTKPPPLLSMHQGQGLPHRPTHGPHGPLPRGPPHHHGPPPPRGPPSARGLPQSGPMPPHGPRGAPPSLKSLHMGPQPGLLPCPSGLPPHPNTPRR, from the exons ATGTCGTCGTGGGCACCAGGCGGCAGACGGCCTCAACCCAACCCAAATGGAGG CAGTGTTAAACCTCTTCGGCCTTTTCGAAGACCAGCACCATACCCCGTGAGAGAAGACCGGACCGACGACCACAAGGATTCTGAGAG TTACGAGGAGTTAGACCAACACCATGACTACTCCGGTAACAACATGGACTATGAAGGATATCAACATCAACAAAATG CTTCTCCCAAAGTTTACAATGCAGCTGACAAACGTAGCGCCCTCTACCAGCGGTTCTATAAGCAACTCCAGGAGAAGACACCTGCCGACTGTGTGGTTCTGTCTGTGAGCAACCAGAGCAC GGATTACCCCAAATCTATAGGCCACTGTTTGCAGGACCGTGGCCTCTCGGTGGAAATGATTTACCTGCAGGCGGAGTCGGGCCTGACCCGGGCCCTACAAGATGTCCGCTCCGACGGTTCCCCCTTATGTATTCTCGTCGAACAGACTAACGTAGCTCTGTCCTCGTGCACAGTAATCATATTTTCAGAATCACTCAAAA TCCACCGCAACATGCCCAAGGACCATGCCATGGACTTTGTGATGGCGGAATATGGCCGTGGGCTTGGGGAGCGGACGCAGCAGAAGGACCCTGCAGCAACAGGGGCGCGGGCGGCCGAGCTGGTGGATGActacctggagagagagaaagtggagaggcATGCTGTGCCCTCTGACACCCGCCAGCTGCTCTTCTTCCTGGCCGAGGGAGTTCACCTGTACCCCGAGGAGCTGAGCACCATCGCGGAGTATCTTCGCAACCGCCAGGACCATCTGCAAG CCACGTCTGAGACTGGTGATGGCCCCCGGCCTGAGAGGAAGAAGATGTTGCCTCCTGGTTTAGGTAAACCTCCACCGCTGCTACCCACCCCCTCAGGCCCTCATGGCAGAGAGCCACCCCCTGGGATGGGAGAGCAACCTGTCACCCCCCTCATGACTCCAG GCTCATACCCCAAGACCAAGCCCCCTCCACTGCTGTCCATGCACCAGGGACAGGGGCTACCTCATCGTCCCACTCATGGCCCCCACGGTCCACTACCTCgaggacccccacaccaccatGGGCCCCCTCCCCCCCGAGGGCCCCCTTCCGCCCGTGGTCTTCCACAGAGTGGCCCCATGCCCCCACACGGCCCCAGAGGAGCCCCACCATCACTGAAGAGCCTTCACATGGGACCCCAGCCTGGGCTGCTCCCCTGTCCAA GTGGTCTGCCTCCACACCCTAACACACCCAGGCGCTGA